A window of the Radiobacillus deserti genome harbors these coding sequences:
- a CDS encoding stage V sporulation protein D, which yields MKRVSNVTLRKRLVTVFLIGMIVFFVIIARLGYVQFVIGDWLTDKAEESWSRDITFEPERGKILDRNGEVLAGNVSAPTVMVVPSQIENPDEVADHLADILNMEKEAALKEVTKKSSIVKIHPQGRKISEEKANAIRALDMPGVYIAEDSKRNYPNGSYLSHVLGFSGIDNQGLMGLEAYYDDRLNGEKGSLSFYSDAKGHKMEDIADVYKAPKDGQNLKLTIDSRVQTIIERELDLAVSKYNPDGAIALAVDPDTGEVLGMSSRPTFNPENYQNVDPEVYNRNLPVWSTYEPGSTFKIITLAAALEEKLVDLDKDEFNDDGSIEVDGATLHCWKSGGHGHQTFMEVVQNSCNPGFVKLGEKLGTERLFSYIDNFGFGQKTGIDLQGEAKGIMFSEENRGPVETATTAFGQGVSVTPIQQVMAVSAAVNGGYLYEPYIAKEWVDPITNEVVEQNEPNLKKRVISEATSKEIRRALENVVAKGTGGSAYVEGYRVGGKTGTAQKVGPDGTYMENNHIVSFMGFAPADDPEIVVYVAIDNPKGTVQFGGVVAAPIAGTIIGDSLRALGVEKRENGVEKEYKWPDQPLVEVPDLIGKTKKDLQQYLTNLAIETSGEGKYVTNQAPEAGVKIEQGEKIRLYFSDEKPENSEEKNSDEN from the coding sequence ATGAAGCGAGTATCCAATGTAACATTGAGAAAACGATTAGTCACTGTTTTTTTAATTGGAATGATAGTTTTTTTCGTTATTATTGCTAGGTTGGGCTATGTCCAATTTGTCATAGGAGATTGGTTAACTGATAAAGCAGAAGAATCTTGGAGCAGAGATATTACGTTTGAGCCCGAACGGGGAAAAATTTTAGATCGAAATGGAGAGGTACTAGCTGGAAATGTATCTGCACCTACTGTTATGGTTGTGCCTAGTCAGATTGAGAATCCCGATGAGGTAGCGGATCATCTTGCAGACATTTTAAACATGGAGAAAGAAGCGGCACTTAAGGAAGTAACTAAAAAATCTAGTATTGTTAAGATTCATCCACAAGGTCGTAAGATATCAGAAGAAAAGGCGAATGCTATTCGGGCATTGGACATGCCAGGGGTGTACATAGCTGAAGATTCCAAAAGAAACTATCCAAACGGAAGTTATTTATCACACGTACTCGGATTTAGTGGAATAGATAACCAGGGCCTGATGGGACTCGAAGCTTATTATGATGACCGATTAAACGGGGAAAAAGGTAGTTTATCCTTTTATTCAGACGCAAAGGGTCATAAAATGGAGGATATTGCCGACGTATATAAAGCGCCGAAAGATGGACAAAATTTAAAGCTAACGATTGATTCAAGAGTCCAAACTATTATTGAACGAGAACTAGATTTAGCAGTTTCAAAGTATAATCCGGATGGAGCCATTGCGTTGGCCGTTGACCCTGATACAGGAGAAGTGTTAGGAATGTCGTCGCGGCCGACATTTAACCCGGAAAACTATCAAAATGTTGATCCCGAGGTTTATAATCGAAACTTGCCAGTCTGGAGTACCTATGAGCCCGGCTCTACGTTTAAAATTATTACTTTAGCGGCAGCATTGGAAGAAAAGCTGGTAGACCTAGACAAAGATGAGTTTAATGATGATGGGTCGATCGAGGTGGACGGGGCCACTCTTCATTGCTGGAAAAGTGGTGGCCACGGGCATCAAACCTTTATGGAAGTCGTACAAAATTCATGTAACCCAGGCTTTGTAAAGCTAGGGGAAAAGCTAGGTACAGAAAGATTGTTTTCTTACATTGATAACTTTGGATTTGGTCAAAAGACAGGGATTGATCTACAAGGGGAAGCAAAAGGAATCATGTTTTCAGAGGAAAATAGGGGCCCGGTAGAAACCGCAACAACAGCGTTCGGTCAAGGGGTCTCCGTTACGCCAATACAACAAGTAATGGCAGTGTCCGCAGCCGTTAACGGTGGATATTTATATGAGCCATATATCGCCAAGGAGTGGGTCGATCCTATTACAAATGAAGTGGTGGAACAAAACGAACCTAACTTGAAAAAGCGGGTGATCAGTGAGGCGACTTCTAAGGAAATAAGAAGAGCGTTAGAAAATGTTGTAGCTAAAGGTACTGGTGGAAGTGCATATGTGGAAGGATACCGAGTTGGTGGGAAAACGGGGACAGCTCAAAAAGTAGGGCCAGATGGAACCTATATGGAAAATAATCATATTGTATCTTTTATGGGGTTTGCGCCAGCGGATGATCCGGAAATAGTTGTTTATGTAGCGATTGATAATCCGAAAGGAACCGTACAATTTGGTGGGGTTGTTGCGGCACCAATTGCGGGTACTATCATTGGGGATAGTCTCCGAGCATTAGGAGTGGAAAAACGAGAAAACGGAGTGGAAAAAGAATATAAATGGCCTGATCAACCTTTAGTCGAGGTACCAGATCTAATTGGAAAGACGAAAAAAGATTTACAACAATATTTAACAAACCTTGCAATAGAAACAAGTGGAGAAGGCAAATATGTAACGAATCAAGCGCCTGAGGCTGGGGTGAAGATTGAGCAGGGAGAAAAAATAAGGTTATATTTTTCTGATGAAAAACCGGAAAATTCCGAGGAGAAAAATTCAGATGAAAATTGA
- a CDS encoding UDP-N-acetylmuramoyl-L-alanyl-D-glutamate--2,6-diaminopimelate ligase → MILKELLSDISFYSTTTPIENVMIKGIEMDSRQIKPGYLFVCISGHTVDGHDYVKQAIQNGAIAILAEKPLDVDVPVITVSDTSRALAILANRYFERPTQDLHLIGVTGTNGKTSVTYLLEAIFQKAKKHTGLIGTIQMKIGEESFEVKNTTPDSLFLQKSFAKMLEKEVDAAFMEVSSHALVMGRTFGCDFDIAIFTNLTQDHLDYHSTMEEYLHAKSLLFSQLGNRYDGNPKYAIINKDDSHSLTLIKSTAQQVLTYGIHSDKLDVQATNVMLDANGSSFDMRTPVGTISIKSKLMGMFSVYNMLAAASAAICSGISLKAIQTALESTTGVRGRFEPVVAGQSFGVIVDYAHTPDSLENVLKTVKSFAKGNVYVVVGCGGDRDRTKRPIMAKTAVTYADLALFTSDNPRSEDPKQILKDMVEGVDGQTQAYRVIENRKEAIQYAVEHAKEDDIVVIAGKGHETYQIIGDTTYDFDDRQVATEIIHQILQKEL, encoded by the coding sequence TTGATTTTAAAGGAATTGTTATCTGATATTTCGTTTTATAGTACAACAACACCTATTGAGAATGTGATGATAAAAGGGATTGAAATGGATTCAAGACAAATAAAACCCGGGTATTTGTTTGTCTGTATCTCGGGTCATACCGTTGATGGTCATGATTATGTAAAGCAAGCGATTCAGAATGGCGCCATTGCAATCTTAGCTGAAAAACCATTAGATGTGGACGTACCGGTCATTACTGTTTCGGATACATCTAGGGCTTTGGCTATTCTCGCTAATCGATATTTCGAACGACCAACACAGGATCTTCACTTGATTGGGGTTACAGGAACGAATGGTAAAACGTCGGTAACCTACCTTTTAGAAGCCATTTTTCAAAAAGCGAAGAAACACACTGGTCTTATTGGTACTATTCAAATGAAAATAGGGGAAGAGAGCTTCGAGGTGAAAAATACAACACCTGATTCACTCTTCTTACAAAAAAGTTTTGCGAAAATGCTAGAAAAAGAGGTGGATGCAGCTTTTATGGAGGTATCCTCCCACGCTCTCGTTATGGGAAGAACGTTTGGTTGTGATTTTGACATCGCTATATTTACAAACTTAACACAGGACCATTTGGATTATCACTCCACGATGGAAGAATACTTGCATGCCAAAAGTCTGTTATTCTCACAATTAGGAAACCGATATGATGGAAATCCAAAATATGCAATCATAAATAAAGATGACTCGCATAGCCTTACACTAATTAAAAGTACAGCTCAGCAGGTACTTACTTATGGAATTCATAGTGATAAATTAGATGTTCAGGCCACGAATGTGATGTTAGATGCTAATGGTTCAAGTTTTGATATGCGTACGCCTGTTGGAACGATTTCCATTAAGAGTAAGCTTATGGGGATGTTCAGTGTATATAACATGTTGGCTGCAGCTTCAGCTGCTATATGCTCCGGCATTTCCTTGAAAGCCATTCAGACTGCGCTTGAATCAACAACAGGGGTAAGAGGCAGGTTTGAGCCTGTTGTCGCTGGTCAGTCCTTTGGAGTAATCGTGGACTACGCACATACGCCAGATTCACTTGAAAATGTTCTGAAAACCGTCAAGTCCTTTGCCAAGGGAAATGTATACGTTGTAGTTGGATGTGGCGGAGATCGTGATCGTACGAAGCGTCCTATAATGGCGAAAACAGCTGTTACCTATGCAGATCTTGCGCTGTTTACTTCTGATAATCCGCGTTCAGAGGACCCGAAACAAATTCTAAAGGATATGGTAGAAGGGGTCGATGGCCAAACGCAGGCCTACAGAGTGATTGAAAATCGGAAAGAGGCCATTCAATATGCAGTGGAACATGCAAAAGAAGATGATATTGTCGTCATTGCAGGAAAAGGTCATGAAACCTATCAAATCATAGGGGATACCACTTATGATTTTGATGATCGACAAGTAGCTACCGAGATAATTCATCAAATTTTACAGAAGGAGTTATAA